The window TCTACGACCACCTCGGCCTGCTCGTCGCCGAGTTCCTCCGCGCCCCCTATCTGCGCCCCGAGCGCCTCGACGAGCTGGTGGAGGTCGAGGGCTTCGAGCGCTTCGCCCCCGAGTTCGCGAAGGGGCAGGGCGCCATCGTGGCCACCGCCCACTTCGGCAATTTCGAGCTCCTCGGCTCCTTCTTCGCCACGAGGGGCATGCCGGTCACCGCGATCACCAAGCGGCTCTCGCGGAACTTCGCCAACGCCTTCTGGCTCGACCAGCGCCGCCGCGCCGGCCTGCGCGAGGTCGCCGATTCGGGCTCGATCCGCGACATCCTCAAGGTGCTGCGCGCCGGCGAGATCCTCGCGGTGATGATCGACCAGAACATGATCCCCCGCCGGGCGATCTTCGCCCCCTTCTTCGGCAAGCTCGCCGCCACCACCCCGGCGCCGGCGATCTTCGCCCACCGCACCGGCGCCCCGGTCTTCCTCGCGCTGATGCACCGCCTCCCCGGCGGGAGGCATCGGGTCACCGTGGAGGGGCCGATCCCCTTCGAACACACCGGCGACCGGGACGCCGACGTGGCGGCCTTCACCGCGAAGCTCAACCGGGAGCTGGAGCGCCACGTGCGGGCGGAGCCGGCCTCCTGGTATTGGGTCCACCGGCGCTGGAAGACCCGCCCGCCCGAGGAGACGGCGGCCCCCGGCCCGGTCGCCGCCCTCGAGTAGCCCTCGAGTTGCCCTCCCACGCTTGCCGCGCTGAACGTCTTTTCCCGTTGCTGCAAGCGACGGGAATGACGGGAGATGCGCCCGTACTCCCACCCCTTCCCCCTT of the Vulgatibacter sp. genome contains:
- a CDS encoding lysophospholipid acyltransferase family protein encodes the protein MASWIVVGALFAVVLFVLGVVASQGRLLGWLVARLPHPLLLALGKALGALLAAVGVRRRIALANLAQAFPERDAGWRARTLRIFYDHLGLLVAEFLRAPYLRPERLDELVEVEGFERFAPEFAKGQGAIVATAHFGNFELLGSFFATRGMPVTAITKRLSRNFANAFWLDQRRRAGLREVADSGSIRDILKVLRAGEILAVMIDQNMIPRRAIFAPFFGKLAATTPAPAIFAHRTGAPVFLALMHRLPGGRHRVTVEGPIPFEHTGDRDADVAAFTAKLNRELERHVRAEPASWYWVHRRWKTRPPEETAAPGPVAALE